The DNA segment ctatttaaatttgaagaattgTAGTAAATTGACAAtgtttaatacatatttattgCTTGTTGTCAAATTTTTatcaacttttatataaaagtacttttatcatcttcgtacctttaaaccaaataaaatacaaacaatgacttctgaaaaaaaaaatagaatgaacGGAAATTAGAAAATAGTTAACCTTgatcacaaatatatatatatatatatatatatatatatatatatatatatatatatatatatatatatatatatatataattcatttaaaGTTACATTTAACTATTTATACCAAAAATACACATTTGACAATTAATGATAATTGTGATTCTAATAATAGGATTTTTAAGTCCAAACCTTCGAACAAAAGTGGGTCCTCCTTAACAGATTTATGTAACATGTGGAATCACATTCTACCcaatattgtaattataatttaaacaaaattcaagaaGGTCAAGTTCAATTTACTATAAAAAGTACTAACccctttacaattttttatttcattttaggcATATATTAAAAGCACCAGTTTGAATATTAGcttatttattatgaaactATATAATGTTGTGTTACTTTCAAAGTCATGtccaaattaatattaaaaaagacctttcaagtttttattaaataaatacatatattaaatcctgacaattattatttttagatgaTATTGACACATGTTAATTTCCGCAGTATAATGTTTCAAAACTCGTACAAAGATATTGATAAGATTATTGGATGATaacatcattaattaaaaataataaaaatgtcgtcaaaattaattatttttatttgataagataatttgatattatgttaGGGCTAaccttttaactttattatatacaataatctataatttgatagaaaaatcACTTGagttttaattacaatttaaataataatcttATAAGCTTGAGATAACAAAtagatgtaattttttatttagcatTCAAAGAAAGTGTATTTTCTTTAACACTTGTCATTGATATCAAATAATAGTATTTATACTGTCAATACCATTTGTCACTAACATAAtgtgaataaaaattaaatttagtctacaaaatttaaacatgacATTAATCATTCTGGTCAAATTGAATGGATTGGATTAAATTcaagtaaaattatatattttataagattaattacATTTCCTCCCTTTCTAAGTTCTTCGTGCTTAGCAGTATTGTATATAGTTTAACAAATGAGGAATATATATTTAGTGTCTTTATTTAATAAGACTAATAAAAACACTAtgtgtatgtattttttttttcttttttaaatgataaaattattcttattctaattataaaaataaattttgtaagaacctgactttcttatttttatttccttaaaaataaataaaagcttttaataCAAATTCTAGTTCATTCTTACAGAACATCCTCTCTCTAGAAGCTAAACTCCTATaagctctgccttctctctaaatcCACTCCTCACTGAACCAGAAAATTCCAGTTTTGGTAATGCCCTAGCGATCACGTAGTAGAAAGCTTTGTTTCCATCCGATCAATTTTCCAATTCCTTCGCCGGTAAGTCATTTTCTCCTTCTCTGTAAGTTTGGAAGCTACAATCATGCAATGGGATCTGTTGCATGTAGTTTCCCTGTGTTTTCCCTCAATCCTCACTCAAATTTAGGTTCTAAGAAACTGTTCtctatcatcaattgatgaattttaggTATTTCCAAGTTTCTCACGATACAAGGGGCTAACTGATCTTTCCTATGAACTTGATTGTGCGtgtagaggtaagggaagctaggatTTTGGTTTGTAATTGTGAAATAATTGTATGCATTGAATTAGATTTAGTGATGTTTATGAATGATGCATGTGTGATCTGTTCGATGAAAGGTGTTGCTGTTTGAATTGatatttgatgaaattgtaTGTTGAGTATGTGCCTATAAATGTGTGACTTATGAGACTNTNAATCTGTGAAAGGATGATTAGGAACTGGTATGGGTAATATGTGATGATGAAATTTAGTATTCAAGTGTTATGATTGATATTACACAAATTATTAGACAAAAAGATAAGTTGGTTATGGTGTTTTAGGTTAGTCTAAGGGAAGTGAGGTAGTCAAATTGGGCAATGGGGGTTGGGAGCTAAATTGGTCAATTGGGATGGTCTAGGTAAGTAAATTGGGACCTGTTAGAGTCCCTAAACTGGTCCAAAACAGTTTCTAAGTGTTAGGTATGAAAGTGAGTCTTTAAGTTGNNNNNNNNNNNNNNNNNNNNNNNNNNNNNNNNNNNNNNNNNNNNNNNNNNNNNNNNNNNNNNNNNNNNNNNNNNNNNNNNNNNNNNNNNNNNNNNNNNNNNNNNNNNNNNNNNNNNNNNNNNNNNNNNNNNNNNNNNNNNNNNNNNNNNNNNNNNNNNNNNNNNNNNNNNNNNNNNNNNNNNNNNNNNNNNNNNNNNNNNNNNNNNNNNNNNNNNNNNNNNNNNNNNNNNNNNNNNNNNNNNNNNNNNNNNNNNNNNNNNNNNNNNNNNNNNNNNNNNNNNNNNNNNNNNNNNNNNNNNNNNNNNNNNNNNNNNNNNNNNNNNNNNNNNNNNNNNNNNNNNNNNNNNNNNNNNNNNNNNNNNNNNNNNNNNNNNNNNNNNNNNNNNNNNNNNNNNNNNNNNNNNNNNNNNNNNNNNNNNNNNNNNNNNNNNNNNNNNNNNNNNNNNNNNNNNNNNNNNNNNNNNNNNNNNNNNNNNNNNNNNNNNNNNNNNNNNNNNNNNNNNNNNNNNNNNNNNNNNNNNNNNNNNNNNNNNNNNNNNNNNNNNNNNNNNNNNNNNNNNNNNNNNNNNNNNNNNNNNNNNNNNNNNNNNNNNNNNNNNNNNNNNNNNNNNNNNNNNNNNNNNNNNNNNNNNNNNNNNNNNNNNNNNNNNNNNNNNNNNNNNNNNNNNNNNNNNNNNNNNNNNNNNNNNNNNNNNNNNNNNNNNNNNNNNNNNNNNNNNNNNNNNNNNNNNNNNNNNNNNNNNNNNNNNNNNNNNNNNNNNNNNNNNNNNNNNNNNNNNNNNNNNNNNNNNNNNNNNNNNNNNNNNNNNNNNNNNNNNNNNNNNNNNNNNNNNNNNNNNNNNNNNNNNNNNNNNNNNNNNNNNNNNNNNNNNNNNNNNNNNNNNNNNNNNNNNNNNNNNNNNNNNNNNNNNNNNNNNNNNNNNNNNNNNNNNNNNNNNNNNNNNNNNNNNNNNNNNNNNNNNNNNNNNNNNNNNNNNNNNNNNNNNNNNNNNNNNNNNNNNNNNNNNNNNNNNNNNNNNNNNNNNNNNNNNNNNNNNNNNNNNNNNNNNNNNNNNNNNNNNNNNNNNNNNNNNNNNNNNNNNNNNNNNNNNNNNNTATTAAAAATGTACTGAACTTGTATGGTTTTGAatactagcttacccttgctttgttTGCTGCCTGTTTTGTATgtgcttgttttcttttgcaatgatcatccataatggatgtgagcagaggcagGAGAGGCCCCTCTGGAGCAGATTCTAGATGTCCTAGACGTTCCAGATACTGCAGATGCTGCAGAGTAGTATAGTTTAGTTATTATCTATTGTATATAACTTGgtattctttccttttcttctttttgaaagGCTCTATGCTATAAGTAGAGCTTTAGCCcttcttttgtattttggatgactgtattatatatatatttcatctgAATTTCTACTCCTAACTGctttacattattataacatGTTGCATCCAATTGATATGTCTTAGGcgtatttttgggatgttacatttgtggtatcagagcagtttttaTCCTTAGAGAACCTGTAGGTTGTGTGCATACCTTGCTTGTGCTTGTGTGCTCTTAAATGTACGGAAGCACTTATTCTAATTTCTTTGACTAAGACTAATCGTTGTATTCTCTTACCATGAACAAACCATGGTTCCTAGGATAACTTGCGGGTTATGTTTTGTCATGCCTTTCTTATGGAAAGTCGAGTTTAAATGGTATGTTATACCATTTCCTCCAAGCCTAGAtggtaaaatttttaaaatatagttaaaagtTTTGAGAACAGAGAATGTCTTGATAGAAGtaatgagggtgcacactcatgactttTACCTGAGACAACCTTCTTTTCTCAACACTGAATGTAAGNAGACTCTTCTATTAATATTACTATCATGTCGTTCGGTTTCATTGAAACTGTTCGGTCTTACGCATGGTTCTTTGTGATCGTACGTTCCTTATTGGTTACCGTTCGGCTCAGTAAAttcaattttgtctttaaacATGTTGTCTCAGCTTTACTGTACTCAACTTATGTTTGGCTCCTTTTGTAAACAGTTTGATCTTATGCTAGTTTATTTATGACCGAACGTCCTTTTATTTGNTACCNTTCGGTTATCACTGTCAAACTCTCATTTTAACATTGACTACATTGATTACACCTTTGGTTGTATTCCGCGATCAACTCCATAGTGTCCTTGTTTCCTAAGTAAAACTAAGGGTTCTATCTCTATGAATATTTAGAAGACGATATTTAAGTCTCTTCTTTCCTCACCTTCAAGTGTGAATACACCTGATCCCATGAAATTGATGGAATCAATAATCACGACCATACAACAACAGAAAATCACCTTAGCAAACCTGAATACAGTAGCTCTTCAACATTTGGAGACCGCTAGGATTTCAGTAGGAACAGCTCAGAAGAAGTACGTGGATTTGATATCGAAGGGTGGAACTGCAATTAGATCGTCCTCTTCTTCTACCTCACATTAGCAAGAATGGAGCTTAGAGAGTTTCCTACAACCCCTTCCAGATGAGGCCAACCAGTGGTTCAGAGCAGAATTAAGAAGCGTATAATAGAAGCTAGAAATTCCAAGTTGAGAGAACGTGAAGTCTTTGAAGAGAATTGGAGTATCGGTTGGGTTTTGAATTAAGTGATAATTAGAATAAGAAGGTATCGAGAATGATCAGAGAAGTTTGGGTTGGTTGAGATGTTTGGAGTTATGAAGTTGCATGTTGTGGTAAAGTCAGTTTCATCGGGTGTAGTTTTATAGTGATGTTTAGTGTTCGATTGAGTTAGATCAAGATAGACGTGGATGTTGAAATGATGGATTATAGAAGGCAATGAGTTAGTACGTTTAGGTAAGGTCAGAGGATTGGTATTGTTGGTTAAGGGTACTTATAGAATTCTGGGTGATGTGACGTGTGTGGAATCGATATAAGAAGTTCAGAATTAAGGTTTATAGAATGCGATTTCTTGGCCAGGAAGGAAAGCAAGGGTGATGCCTAAGGTGTAGTTGAGAGAAAGATGGATAACAAGTGTCATGGAAATTCAGTGTGTATGTTGAAGCAAGCGAAGATGGTGTGGTGTTGTCTAGGTTCGAGGTGTGACCAAAAGAGAGGTTTGATTATTTCAAATCATTCTGGGAAGTGATAGACATCAAAAGAAGTGTTGTGTTTTGAGAAAGAGAACCGAGGTTTATGCACTGGAAGTGAATCAagttataaatgaaaaagatgacAGGGTTGTAGAAGTCAGAAGATTTAGCAAGAATAAGCGGAGAAGGGAAGATAAATCTTTTTGGTGTAGCGATTTCAGTTGATATGTCGCAACAAGTGGGGGATTTTATACCTTGGAGAAGTTGTGTTCCCTTTGGGATTGGTATCTAAACAAGAACCGGTGTCCGTAATATCTTTATGGAGGGTTCTTGTTGAAGTTGTGCAATATAAGAAAGGCGGAAGTTTGATTAGAGCAGTGGTGTCTTGGACTCAGTGTAATTATAGGGGAAAGCTACAAGTTTAATGAATCTCAATAAGAGTTTGCTCCTTGCCAGTGCTGGGTCGTGCTCTGTCGTCGATATTGGTTGTTTCACTGGTGTGTACTTGTAGCGTTCATTGTTGATCGTTCGGTAGCAAGTAACAGTTGAGATAAGTTTCTTGAAGAGGTGCCTAGGTGACCTCTTCTGCATGAAGTTGCGTCCTTCTTGATCTGGTGCTTGGTACTAAACCAATATCAATAACCTATTATAATATGGTTTCAGCAATGTTGGTGGAACTAAAGAAGCAGATTATGGAAGGTTACTCGAGTAGCTTCGACAAAGGGTACACTTGTTTTGTTAATGAAAAAGAAGGATGAACCAGAGCGGAGCATTTGGAACGTCAGAGTGCAGCGTTCGGAGTGTGGAAGAAAGAAGGAGTAGTATGTTAATTATTCAAGAATGAATTCTGGATGGATGAAGTGCAAATTCTAGAACTTGTGTCGATAATGATAATTCATAAGTTGCGCTTAGTTAAGAATTTTGAAAGACTTAAGATTACAAGTGAGGTTAAACACCGAAAGGTATTAGACACATCAATTTGGTAGTGAGAAGCGCATTGTTCAACAAGATTCATGATAAGCAGTCGACAAATGTGGAGTGGCAGATTTTACAAAAACCAATCGGTAGTGAGCAAAGAAAGGATTTTGCGATGGAAGCGGATGGTATCTTGGAGATTCAGCAAAAAGGAATTATTTTAGTGGTCGGGATGAAAGCAGACGTCACTCGGTTTATGTGTCAAAGGCTGAAGTTAGAGCATTAGAGACCAAATGGAATGGCAACTTTAGCATGGACTTCGTCGCTTGTTCGGTCAAAAGGTCGTTTTGTTATTTGGATTTGTTGTGGGCAAAGTGGACCATAAGTGCTTACTTATGGTTATCGGTTTTAGAAGTTAGTTCAACTCTACCTCAGAGAAGTGGTGCGGTTGCTAGGAGTGTCATCTATCAGCAATTCAAATAAGGATTTCCAGTTCATTCATCGGTTTTTGTAATCAGTGTAGATAAGTTGAGCAACCAATTGAAGTTTTGATCAGCTTAGGCATTCATAGACAAACGGTCTAGTCTCTACTCAATCTTAGAATATTTGATAACCATCCTCGACTTActcaatcattttttttttcttctttttttctccattCTATTCTCCTAAATAACTAACCAACATTTCCCACTATTTCATTACCTCTAAAaagatttttgtaaattataGTTAATATTTCATCATTCGGTGTTAACATTACTGTTTGGTCTTATCTTCAGCATGTCGGCCTCCTTAATTAAAATGTTGCCTAATGGTCCTtaacttcaaaattttcatttgaaccTCTTATTTCCTTAAACACCGTTCGGTTCCTACTTCAGCATAATCACTCGGTCATGAATACAGTCAGTCAACATTGAGAGTCTACTTTAGTGTTTTTGATGAAAAACCCATCAATCTAGTCAAGGTTGTTCGGGACATGAGAACATATGACTCTACCTAGAAATTGGAAGATGTCATGAGGGAATCATTCTCCCATCTGTTCTCTGCTAGAAGTCctaattttcgaggacgaaaatttttgttgttaggGAGAATGTAAGAACCtgactttcttatttttatttccttaaaNNNNNNNNNNNNNNNNNNNNNNNNNNNNNNNNNNNNNNNNNNNNNNNNNNNNNNNNNNNNNNNNNNNNNNNNNNNNNNNNNNNNNNNNNNNNNNNNNNNNNNNNNNNNNNNNNNNNNNNNNNNNNNNNNNNNNNNNNNNNNNNNNNNNNNNNNNNNNNNNNNNNNNNNNNNNNNNNNNNNNNNNNNNNNNNNNNNNNNNNNNNNNNNNNNNNNNNNNNNNNNNNNNNNNNNNNNNNNNNNNNNNNNNNNNNNNNNNNNNNNNNNNNNNNNNNNNNNNNNNNNNNNNNNNNNNNNNNNNNNNNNNNNNNNNNNNNNNNNNNNNNNNNNNNNNNNNNNNNNNNNNNNNNNNNNNNNNNNNNNNNNNNNNNNNNNNNNNNNNNNNNNNNNNNNNNNNNNNNNNNNNNNNNNNNNNNNNNNNNNNNNNNNNNNNNNNNNNNNNNNNNNNNNNNNNNNNNNNNNNNNNNNNNNNNNNNNNNNNNNNNNNNNNNNNNNNNNNNNNNNNNNNNNNNNNNNNNNNNNNNNNNNNNNNNNNNNNNNNNNNNNNNNNNNNNNNNNNNNNNNNNNNNNNNNNNNNNNNNNNNNNNNNNNNNNNNNNNNNNNNNNNNNNNNNNNNNNNNNNNNNNNNNNNNNNNNNNNNNNNNNNNNNNNNNNNNNNNNNNNNNNNNNNNNNNNNNNNNNNNNNNNNNNNNNNNNNNNNNNNNNNNNNNNNNNNNNNNNNNNNNNNNNNNNNNNNNNNNNNNNNNNNNNNNNNNNNNNNNNNNNNNNNNNNNNNNNNNNNNNNNNNNNNNNNNNNNNNNNNNNNNNNNNNNNNNNNNNNNNNNNNNNNNNNNNNNNNNNNNNNNNNNNNNNNNNNNNNNNNNNNNNNNNNNNNNNNNNNNNNNNNNNNNNNNNNNNNNNNNNNNNNNNNNNNNNNNNNNNNNNNNNNNNNNNNNNNNNNNNNNNNNNNNNNNNNNNNNNNNNNNNNNNNNNNNNNNNNNNNNNNNNNNNNNNNNNNNNNNNNNNNNNNNNNNNNNNNNNNNNNNNNNNNNNNNNNNNNNNNNNNNNNNNNNNNNNNNNNNNNNNNNNNNNNNNNNNNNNNNNNNNNNNNNNNNNNNNNNNNNNNNNNNNNNNNNNNNNNNNNNNNNNNNNNNNNNNNNNNNNNNNNNNNNNNNNNNNNNNNNNNNNNNNNNNNNNNNNNNNNNNNNNNNNNNNNNNNNNNNNNNNNNNNNNNNNNNNNNNNNNNNNNNNNNNNNNNNNNNNNNNNNNNNNNNNNNNNNNNNNNNNNNNNNNNNNNNNNNNNNNNNNNNNNNNNNNNNNNNNNNNNNNNNNNNNNNNNNNNNNNNNNNNNNNNNNNNNNNNNNNNNNNNNNNNNNNNNNNNNNNNNNNNNNNNNNNNNNNNNNNNNNNNNNNNNNNNNNNNNNNNNNNNNNNNNNNNNNNNNNNNNNNNNNNNNNNNNNNNNNNNNNNNNNNNNNNNNNNNNNNNNNNNNNNNNNNNNNNNNNNNNNNNNNNNNNNNNNNNNNNNNNNNNNNNNNNNNNNNNNNNNNNNNNNNNNNNNNNNNNNNNNNNNNNNNNNNNNNNNNNNNNNNNNNNNNNNNNNNNNNNNNNNNNNNNNNNNNNNNNNNNNNNNNNNNNNNNNNNNNNNNNNNNNNNNNNNNNNNNNCGCGGTAACGGACTcgccttgtgtgtggtcgggtgaaacccctcggcaatggctttgcaaagcagtagagtccaccacaagtgcacaacccgccccagctctatATACATTcctagtccggacgagtctaggtCAATTAGGAAATTATATGTTTGATTTGTGGTTGTTTATATACGCTGTNTATTAAAAATGTACTGAACTTGTATGGTTTTGAatactagcttacccttgctttgttTGCTGCCTGTTTTGTATgtgcttgttttcttttgcaatgatcatccataatggatgtgagcagaggcagGAGAGGCCCCTCTGGAGCAGATTCTAGATGTCCTAGACGTTCCAGATACTGCAGATGCTGCAGAGTAGTATAGTTTAGTTATTATCTATTGTATATAACTTGgtattctttccttttcttctttttgaaagGCTCTATGCTATAAGTAGAGCTTTAGCCcttcttttgtattttggatgactgtattatatatatatttcatctgAATTTCTACTCCTAACTGctttacattattataacatGTTGCATCCAATTGATATGTCTTAGGcgtatttttgggatgttacaaatttaaataatttctacaGTTTTATTATAGGTaacttttgtttcttatttatatatatatatatatatatatatatatatatatatatatatatatatatatatatatatatatatatatatatatatatatgacaaaaagtgcttttagaaaataacagtcaaataaaaaaatgttaaatcaaCAAGAATTTTGCATaggagaaaatatatattaacgaTACATTTCATATTGTTAGTTTGATATTTCACTCATAAATGATTGGTTTTTATTTGCAACGGAGAAATTACCCATCAAAGAAGCATTTCAAATCTGAATttgatatttcatttataaacagttatttttttatttattgttaatgtattgttattaaatttataatttttaattagtaacTTTAGATATtaaacacattaaataaaaaaattctgtTTAAAAGTTATTCCCATATAATGTAGATAGgtgttaatattaaaaaaatttagtaaaagtcAAAGTCAAATGCTAAATAAGAcgagagtaaaaaaaaaagtaaatgttaAATGCTGTATTATGAATTCTGTGGCGAcattaaatattgtattatCACTTGAATTATAATCATtggttattataaaatatatttaatcagtTATTTAcaatatgtatatttttgttagacgatttttttaatgttgtattaaattaGACTACATTAGTGCCAAATATTACAACAACACTAGATAGTATAATGTTATGAAAAGTTagtgttatttataattaagttgaAAGGGAAAAATTTATTCAGTAAGATTACAcatataatcttattttatttcagtgCACTTATAATAATGGTTTCTGAAAATAATGGATcaataaatagagaaaataaataataaaatatgggGTTAAATTGTGGTAATTAGCAGGAAATTATCTGGATGCATGATGCCACAACATTTTTTATGGAATGTATGATTTTGTCCATAATCACTTACACCATTTATTCGCAATCTTTGACTCTGTTTATCACAAGACATGTTCTTCCTTACCACAGACACTCATAACACAACAACATGGTACGGATGTTTATTGTTTGTTGGAATGAAATCAAACAAGATCGCAACGAATCAAAGGATCAATTTTCATTCAAAGTATATGTCATCAAAGTTTACCCTAATTTTTGAAATGAAGTGTCTTACTGATggttagaaaaataaatgttattttttacattaatcttattgccattatattaattttattcaaataggGTAGTTTTAAATATCAGCAATTCTagttgagagaaaaataaaatgcaatttctgtatttttataaattagaaacGTACATTCTCATGTGGATCAAAACGCAGTATGCCGTATCATGCAAGATGGTCTGAGTCAACGCAGTTTGACCATGAAAACGAGAATTCAGGGGTTGTTTTGATGATTAAGTTTGTAGttaaaaattagtaatatatattcataaacatttaaatttttttataaatttttaaaatgaaattaaaaaatatataatataaattaaatttaataaaattttaatttaatttttactataagAAATATTCAGAGGTGTAGCAAGTATACATGGAAGAGCGCACCCACGCACATAAATAGATTTAACTTTGACATATTATGCCAACAAACAGAGTTCTTTCTTATCTTTCATCTCTTTTCTGCCATTTCCAACCATGTCTTCAGACATGCCGTTCCCTTCCAAAAGACAAAAAACATCGCCGGATAAAACCTCTGACTTCTTCGAATCTTTGCCGGACGATCTTCTCCTCTCTATCCTCTGCAAGCTCAGTGCCACAGCATCTTCACCCTCAGATTTTATCAATGTCTTAGTAACGTATGTACTCACTTTTCTCAATCActtcaaaagaacaaaaaagttTATGTTTTGAATGTATTTGGTGAAACTGAACAGGTGCAAGAGACTAAACTCTCTAGGCCTTCACTCTCTCGTGTTATCAAAAGCATCCCACAAAACATTCTCAGTCAAACCCCAAAATTGGTGTGATTCTGTTCACCGTTTCCTCAAACACTGTGCCGATGCCGGAAACATCGAAGCCTCTTACACTCTCGGCATGGTTCGTTAACATATACCGTTAAAGAAATCTcattgttttttccttttatttaaattattttaaaatgttggaCGAAAGTTTTAGTCTTGGAATGTTATCTGCTTGCAGATTCGGTTTTATTGTCTGCAAAACAGAGGGAGTGGCGCGTCGCTCATGGCGAAGGCGGCTATGAATTCTCACGCGCCGGCGCTGTATTCTCTTGCGGTGATACAGTTCAACGGAAGCGGCGGTACAAAAAACGACAAGGACCTTCGTGCCGGAGTGGCCCTCTGCGCACGCGCGGCTTTTCTCGGTCACATCGACGCGCTGCGAGAGCTGGGTCATTGTTTGCAAGACGGTTACGGCGTTAAGCAGAACGTAGCGGAAGGTCGACGTTTTTTGTTGCAAGCCAACGCGCGTGAACTCGCCGCCGTGCTCTCCGGCTCGAGCAATAAGCGTCCATGGGTGATTCCGTGGAACCTCCCAGTACCGCACCCTCGACTCCGTTTTGGGACCGGGACGGGTTGTCCACTGTTGAGTGATTACGGTTGCAACGTGCCGGCGTCGGAGACTCATCCGGCGAGTAAGTTTTTGTCGGAGTGGTTTGAAATTCGGAGCGGGTCACTGGGTCCGGGTATGAGACTGTGTTCACATTCGGGTTGCGGACGACCCGAGACTAGGAGGCACGAGTTCCGGAGGTGTTCAGTTTGCGGCGTGGTGAATTATTGCTCGCGCGCGTGTCAGGCGCTTGATTGGAAATTCCGGCACAAGGCAGAATGTGCTCCCGTTGAGAGGTGGCTCAATGACGACGGGGAAGAAGTCGCCGGCGAGGACGGCGGCGGCGACGCCGTAATGATGGCAAATAGTTAGATTAAATTAAACGTTAGGACAAAGCCTGTCTGGAAGTTTGAATGAAGGGGTAAGaatctatttttttcatttggggtgaaatgggaagaaaaaaaaaactctcatTTATTACCTTGGATATGCAAAATGCAAACTTCAATGACAGAGTTTTACTTCCTTTCACTTTTAATATTGTATAGTATTACGGCAGTGGAACCTTGATTAGTACtccttaaaaacaaaaaaaggagatacttttttgttttaatataattaataaattaagatatatgaatttttattgttatttttattaaagtaagtctcttataaaaaaaagcttttgaaaattgaaatgagaTCTGAGAGAAGAAAAGTAAACGAGGTTTGCAGAATGCACATAAGAAGAA comes from the Vigna radiata var. radiata cultivar VC1973A chromosome 2, Vradiata_ver6, whole genome shotgun sequence genome and includes:
- the LOC106756064 gene encoding F-box protein At1g67340, which encodes MSSDMPFPSKRQKTSPDKTSDFFESLPDDLLLSILCKLSATASSPSDFINVLVTCKRLNSLGLHSLVLSKASHKTFSVKPQNWCDSVHRFLKHCADAGNIEASYTLGMIRFYCLQNRGSGASLMAKAAMNSHAPALYSLAVIQFNGSGGTKNDKDLRAGVALCARAAFLGHIDALRELGHCLQDGYGVKQNVAEGRRFLLQANARELAAVLSGSSNKRPWVIPWNLPVPHPRLRFGTGTGCPLLSDYGCNVPASETHPASKFLSEWFEIRSGSLGPGMRLCSHSGCGRPETRRHEFRRCSVCGVVNYCSRACQALDWKFRHKAECAPVERWLNDDGEEVAGEDGGGDAVMMANS